A window of the Helianthus annuus cultivar XRQ/B chromosome 4, HanXRQr2.0-SUNRISE, whole genome shotgun sequence genome harbors these coding sequences:
- the LOC110936424 gene encoding transcription factor MYB59 — translation MGQENNMMRKGPWTEQEDIQLVSFVNMCGDRRWDFIAKVSGLKRSGKSCRLRWVNYLHPGLKRGKMTPQEERRILELHTKWGNRWSKIARKLPGRTDNEIKNYWRTHMRKKAQEKKRALSSSPSVSDSSIYSSITSNPTVDSMPMTETKERSFYDTGGLEMVAITNFECDNYKMKSTATSVNSAIEQQDGYNSMDEIWKDITLLDDDYGIASVFGTYSETTPSSIWDYSLNTLWMVDGQEEIGKNMYFPDNKRAI, via the exons ATGGGGCAAGAAAATAACATGATGAGAAAAGGTCCATGGACAGAACAAGAAGACATTCAGTTGGTTTCATTTGTGAACATGTGTGGAGATCGAAGATGGGACTTTATAGCAAAGGTTTCAG GTTTAAAAAGAAGTGGAAAGAGTTGCAGATTGAGATGGGTAAACTACCTCCACCCAGGTTTGAAAAGAGGAAAGATGACTCCTCAAGAAGAGCGTAGAATCCTTGAGCTTCACACTAAATGGGGAAATAG ATGGTCAAAAATTGCTCGGAAACTTCCTGGACGAACTGATAATGAGATTAAGAATTATTGGAGGACCCATATGAGGAAAAAGGCACAAGAAAAAAAAAGGGCATTATCTTCATCTCCATCAGTGTCTGATTCCTCTATCTACTCTTCAATTACTAGCAATCCTACGGTTGATTCCATGCCAATGACCGAAACCAAAGAACGAAGCTTTTATGACACTGGTGGGTTAGAAATGGTGGCGATTACAAATTTCGAATGCGATAACTATAAGATGAAGAGTACAGCTACTAGCGTAAACAGCGCGATTGAACAACAAGATGGGTATAATTCAATGGATGAGATATGGAAGGATATAACATTATTAGATGATGACTATGGTATAGCAAGTGTTTTTGGTACATATAGTGAAACAACGCCTTCTTCTATATGGGATTACTCCCTCAACACGTTGTGGATGGTTGATGGCCAAGAGGAGATAGGAAAAAATATGTATTTCCCCGACAACAAGAGAGCGATTTAG